The following coding sequences lie in one candidate division Zixibacteria bacterium HGW-Zixibacteria-1 genomic window:
- a CDS encoding chromate resistance protein yields the protein MKWVTRSHVHVDRVACPWLIIRFVDSDAEFLFVAKSQIEDMVKKEGAIPFDAPGVELGHHDGKCSFEAIIEKYGLTDKALLRMAKIIHAADTDQLASDPLAAGYEAIAVGYSLRFPDDLENLDHQFEVLDALYAWCRLDAAKNG from the coding sequence ATGAAATGGGTAACACGTTCTCATGTCCATGTCGACCGGGTGGCGTGCCCGTGGCTGATAATTCGATTCGTTGATTCCGACGCGGAGTTCCTCTTCGTGGCGAAATCGCAAATTGAAGACATGGTCAAAAAGGAAGGAGCCATTCCGTTCGATGCTCCCGGTGTGGAACTGGGTCATCATGACGGCAAATGTTCCTTCGAAGCCATCATTGAAAAGTATGGTTTGACCGACAAGGCGCTATTAAGAATGGCAAAAATCATCCATGCCGCGGATACCGACCAGCTTGCCAGCGATCCGCTTGCCGCCGGCTATGAAGCGATAGCGGTCGGCTACAGTCTTCGCTTTCCGGATGATCTGGAAAATCTTGACCATCAATTCGAGGTGCTCGATGCCCTCTATGCCTGGTGCCGTCTTGATGCGGCCAAAAACGGATGA